The Exiguobacterium acetylicum genome includes a window with the following:
- a CDS encoding DNA-3-methyladenine glycosylase family protein — protein sequence MSRWTYDLALSEAFDFKGIVSRLTEDPLQVERAGRLVVPVFINEQAYLATIEAMDAWTLRVDGTGPKETILAQLKRRFRLSEPNPAKRLKATSLHAIVERFGDERLVLDHSPFTALIRSIIHQQINLSFAHTLTERVFRTFGTVQDGIILPPIPRQLAVANREDLLALQLSGRKVDYLLGVAKADIDYEALAAATDAEIAETLIALKGVGPWTVQNVLMFGYGRPDLFPASDIGILRAFERLLGYRPSVEEATRLAEEFAPVRSHAAYLLWRSIE from the coding sequence ATGAGCCGGTGGACGTATGACCTGGCCTTGTCGGAAGCATTTGATTTCAAAGGAATCGTCTCTCGTTTGACAGAAGACCCGTTACAAGTCGAGCGTGCAGGGCGTCTCGTCGTTCCGGTGTTCATCAATGAACAGGCGTACCTTGCAACGATCGAAGCGATGGACGCCTGGACGCTGCGGGTCGACGGGACAGGACCGAAAGAAACGATACTAGCACAATTAAAGCGACGTTTTCGTCTCAGTGAGCCGAATCCCGCGAAACGTCTCAAGGCGACATCGTTACACGCGATCGTTGAACGATTTGGTGACGAACGACTCGTTCTTGACCATTCGCCGTTCACGGCGCTGATCCGTTCGATCATTCATCAACAGATCAACTTATCGTTTGCGCATACGTTGACGGAACGGGTCTTTCGAACATTTGGGACGGTCCAGGACGGAATCATCCTACCACCGATACCACGCCAACTAGCAGTAGCAAATCGAGAAGATTTGCTTGCCTTACAACTATCAGGACGTAAAGTCGATTATCTGCTTGGTGTAGCAAAGGCAGACATTGATTACGAGGCCTTAGCGGCAGCGACCGATGCAGAAATCGCCGAGACACTGATTGCTTTAAAAGGCGTCGGACCATGGACGGTTCAAAATGTCTTAATGTTCGGGTACGGTCGTCCGGATCTATTTCCGGCATCAGATATCGGGATTTTACGCGCTTTCGAACGATTACTTGGGTACCGACCATCAGTGGAAGAAGCAACACGACTAGCCGAAGAATTTGCTCCTGTTCGCAGTCACGCCGCCTATCTGTTATGGCGTTCGATTGAATAA
- a CDS encoding RicAFT regulatory complex protein RicA family protein, with protein sequence MWMYTDEQIIEKANEIAKMISETQEVERFKAAEANINGNEKVQKMMKQIKFLQKEAVNCQHYGKTEALARVEAKLDKLFAELDEMPVVQQFQETQEEVNGLLQYITVTISNGITDQIIEATDGDVLAGKTGSGMEAENKSGGCGY encoded by the coding sequence ATGTGGATGTATACAGATGAACAAATCATCGAAAAAGCTAATGAAATCGCTAAAATGATTTCAGAGACACAGGAAGTAGAACGGTTCAAAGCGGCAGAAGCTAACATCAATGGAAATGAAAAAGTCCAAAAGATGATGAAACAAATCAAGTTCCTTCAAAAAGAGGCAGTCAACTGCCAACATTACGGCAAAACAGAAGCACTCGCACGTGTCGAAGCGAAACTCGATAAATTGTTCGCTGAGCTCGATGAGATGCCTGTCGTCCAACAGTTCCAAGAAACGCAAGAAGAAGTCAACGGACTTCTCCAATACATCACGGTGACGATCTCGAACGGGATTACGGATCAAATCATCGAAGCGACGGACGGAGATGTTCTCGCTGGTAAGACAGGTAGCGGCATGGAAGCAGAAAACAAAAGCGGCGGTTGCGGCTACTAA
- a CDS encoding DUF445 domain-containing protein, which translates to MSSLEQPKTSTRRLATVSLIFMAVGFVVSLPFKENAWVFWLQSGFEAGLVGGIADWFAITALFRHPLGLKIPHTNLLPKNRERVIESIVHMLETDLLNKESIVAKLQHMTLADRVIKILRSILVLPAFRATVTELMIGLIRKLPKDAILEFADTRLTETIKAYPSRRLAVRAMELNEERRLDEWLMDQLLGYGQRLLEDPIIRDQIGRLAYTAMIDQEKNTFLRVTARTVQKVYSEEKLSLVIQGVLLTVIQDMRQVHHPNRLAILDHLRRNLAQLSIDEDRLAKIDAWKASEVDRFDFTPVIERAYDAGLLELERYLTSDAFWTERAMPMLSRALDDWEQHPTFKDSSDQWMKEQLVRFVEQNHQKIGGLVRENLNRFDTETLIHMIEDKVGSDLQWIRVNGALCGFIIGLILGAIKLFVG; encoded by the coding sequence GTGTCATCACTTGAACAACCTAAAACATCGACACGGCGGCTTGCGACCGTCTCGTTGATTTTCATGGCGGTCGGATTCGTCGTCTCATTGCCATTTAAAGAAAATGCCTGGGTCTTTTGGCTCCAGAGTGGGTTTGAAGCAGGGCTCGTTGGTGGGATTGCCGACTGGTTCGCCATCACGGCGCTGTTTCGGCACCCACTCGGCTTAAAGATTCCCCACACGAACCTGTTGCCAAAAAATCGGGAACGGGTCATCGAGTCGATCGTTCATATGCTCGAGACGGACTTACTGAATAAAGAAAGTATCGTCGCGAAACTGCAGCATATGACGCTTGCGGACCGTGTCATCAAAATCTTACGCTCGATTCTTGTTTTGCCTGCTTTTCGAGCGACCGTTACCGAACTGATGATTGGTCTGATTCGAAAGTTGCCGAAAGACGCGATTCTTGAATTCGCGGATACACGATTAACGGAAACGATTAAAGCGTATCCGTCAAGACGGCTGGCTGTCCGTGCGATGGAATTGAATGAGGAACGTCGACTTGATGAGTGGTTGATGGATCAGTTACTCGGTTATGGACAACGCCTGCTTGAAGATCCGATCATTCGCGACCAAATCGGACGGCTCGCCTATACAGCGATGATCGACCAAGAAAAGAACACGTTCTTACGAGTGACGGCACGAACCGTGCAAAAAGTCTACTCAGAAGAGAAACTCAGTCTGGTCATTCAAGGCGTCTTGTTGACAGTCATTCAAGATATGCGACAAGTCCATCACCCAAATCGTTTAGCGATTCTTGATCATCTGCGTCGTAATCTGGCACAGTTATCAATCGATGAAGACCGTCTCGCGAAAATCGATGCCTGGAAGGCAAGCGAAGTCGACCGGTTTGACTTTACTCCAGTCATTGAACGTGCTTATGACGCTGGATTACTTGAACTCGAACGCTATTTGACGTCAGATGCCTTTTGGACGGAACGGGCGATGCCAATGCTTTCCCGTGCGTTAGACGACTGGGAACAGCATCCGACATTCAAGGATAGCAGTGATCAGTGGATGAAGGAACAACTCGTTCGCTTCGTCGAGCAAAATCACCAAAAAATCGGTGGACTCGTTCGTGAGAACTTGAACCGCTTCGATACGGAAACATTGATTCATATGATCGAGGATAAGGTCGGCAGTGACTTGCAGTGGATCCGGGTCAACGGGGCATTGTGCGGATTCATCATCGGTTTGATCCTCGGTGCAATCAAGTTGTTCGTCGGATGA